In one window of Azotobacter salinestris DNA:
- a CDS encoding hybrid sensor histidine kinase/response regulator gives MVRIVWTLLLLLSCSAPAWAVQPAVLADREARLPLGPHTRYLEDDDASLDAAQLLAMPDEAFRPVEGDQANLGQSRSVWWFRVDLQNTRSQSLKGFLEVNYPLLDDVRLTVLTPDGQQHRQESGDARPFELRPVPIRNLWFPLELPPGTSTLLVRVKSSSSITVPLFFGTTGASLAAQERQEGLNGVFYGVLLALFCCQLFLFLFLREPSQGWYLVYSLNAILLALSFDGYLLHWPPGLQHTAVHLLIFTFWLSATQLTRHFLNIPQYFPLLDRALRLWMLGLGAALLAAPMIGLSVWSTLAHLATLIGALLLPGCGAHVWRKSLRAGAYHLAAWALLLVSLGGQACAELGLDLLGEHAMVLAKVGVAVNLLILAVGLADRFQQLRREGLYSHRAAEEALLQNQAKSRFLAKMSHEIRTPLNGVLGMLQLLKETRLDHSQRFYVDTIASSGSTLMAVINDILDYARIESGKLSLENIEFDLEEMLSDTLNLFTAQAMEKRLRLHMSLDEGVPRHIQGDPTRLKQVLTNLLSNALKFTSEGQVRLDVSRRHKSDGSEHLYFGVSDSGIGIRQEAQARLFESFSQGDSSTTRRYGGSGLGLAISKELVEMMGGHIEVQSTPGLGSRFTFNIPLQRGGETRDELFQLLAGRTALLASLDGFALDAIGRLLGRWGMNTERCRIPEKLPEQLAGFDEPPLLLLIAPWPGSVEYWLDALYPHLAPGQRLLLICPPEQCRQLPASRSSLHMLGLPQPVVVAALRKKLLELHMEPSHALVPIEDHAGESHVPCILIAEDNPVNQLVVQELLKKRGYNVRLAGNGAEAVAEYHRAPNSIQMILMDCEMPEMDGFEATLQIRLLERLRKWPAVPIIALTAHTLDEHREYGLEVGMNDFLGKPVDKQLLHATVERYLSTRTLVDN, from the coding sequence ATGGTTCGCATTGTCTGGACGCTGTTGCTGCTGCTGTCGTGTAGCGCGCCGGCCTGGGCCGTCCAGCCAGCCGTACTTGCCGATCGGGAAGCCCGCCTGCCGCTGGGGCCGCACACCCGCTACCTCGAGGACGACGATGCCAGCCTCGATGCCGCCCAGCTACTGGCCATGCCCGACGAGGCCTTCCGGCCGGTCGAGGGCGATCAGGCCAATCTGGGCCAGAGCCGCTCGGTCTGGTGGTTCCGGGTCGACCTGCAGAATACCCGCAGCCAGTCCCTGAAGGGCTTTCTCGAGGTCAACTATCCGTTGCTCGACGATGTCCGGCTGACCGTGTTGACCCCCGACGGCCAGCAGCACCGACAGGAGAGCGGCGATGCCCGGCCGTTCGAGCTGCGGCCGGTGCCGATCCGCAATCTCTGGTTTCCCCTGGAGCTGCCACCGGGCACCAGCACTCTTCTGGTGCGGGTGAAGAGCAGCAGCTCTATCACCGTGCCGCTGTTTTTCGGCACCACCGGGGCCAGCCTGGCCGCCCAGGAGCGGCAGGAGGGCCTGAATGGCGTCTTCTACGGCGTGCTGCTGGCCCTGTTCTGCTGCCAGCTGTTCCTCTTCCTGTTCCTGCGCGAACCCAGCCAGGGCTGGTATCTGGTCTACAGCCTCAACGCCATCCTGCTCGCCCTCAGCTTCGACGGCTACCTGCTCCACTGGCCACCCGGCCTGCAGCACACCGCCGTACACCTGCTGATCTTCACCTTCTGGCTGAGCGCGACCCAGCTCACCCGGCACTTCCTGAACATCCCGCAGTACTTTCCCCTGCTCGACCGTGCCCTGCGCCTGTGGATGCTGGGCCTCGGCGCCGCGCTGCTCGCCGCCCCGATGATCGGCCTGTCGGTGTGGAGCACCCTCGCCCATCTCGCCACCCTGATCGGTGCCCTGCTGCTGCCCGGCTGCGGCGCCCATGTGTGGCGCAAGAGCCTGCGCGCCGGTGCCTACCACCTCGCTGCCTGGGCGCTGCTGCTGGTTTCGCTGGGAGGCCAGGCCTGTGCCGAGCTGGGCCTGGACCTGCTCGGCGAGCACGCGATGGTGCTGGCCAAGGTCGGCGTCGCGGTCAACCTGCTGATCCTTGCCGTCGGCCTGGCCGACCGCTTCCAGCAGTTGCGCCGGGAAGGGCTGTACTCGCATCGGGCCGCCGAGGAGGCGCTCCTGCAGAACCAGGCCAAGAGCCGCTTCCTGGCCAAAATGAGCCACGAGATCCGCACCCCGCTCAATGGCGTGCTGGGTATGCTGCAGTTGCTCAAGGAAACCCGCCTGGACCACAGCCAGCGCTTCTACGTCGACACCATCGCCAGCTCCGGCAGCACTCTGATGGCGGTGATCAACGACATTCTCGACTACGCGCGCATCGAGTCCGGCAAGCTCAGCCTGGAAAACATCGAGTTCGACCTCGAGGAGATGCTGTCCGACACCCTCAACCTGTTCACCGCCCAGGCGATGGAAAAGCGCCTGCGCCTGCACATGAGCCTCGACGAAGGGGTGCCGCGCCATATCCAGGGCGACCCGACCCGCCTCAAGCAGGTGCTGACCAACCTGCTGAGCAATGCGCTGAAGTTCACCTCCGAAGGCCAGGTACGGCTCGACGTCAGCCGCCGGCACAAGAGCGACGGCTCCGAACACCTGTATTTCGGGGTCAGCGACAGTGGCATCGGCATTCGCCAGGAGGCCCAGGCGCGGCTCTTCGAGTCCTTCAGCCAGGGCGACTCCAGCACCACCCGCCGCTACGGCGGCAGCGGCCTGGGCCTGGCGATCAGCAAGGAGCTGGTGGAAATGATGGGCGGCCACATCGAGGTGCAGAGCACCCCGGGCCTGGGCAGCCGCTTCACCTTCAACATCCCCTTGCAGCGCGGTGGCGAGACGCGCGACGAGCTGTTCCAGCTGCTGGCCGGGCGCACCGCGCTGCTCGCCTCGCTGGACGGCTTCGCGCTGGACGCCATCGGCCGTCTGCTCGGCCGCTGGGGCATGAACACCGAGCGCTGCCGGATTCCGGAGAAGCTGCCCGAGCAGTTGGCCGGCTTCGACGAGCCGCCGCTGCTGCTGCTGATCGCGCCCTGGCCGGGCAGCGTCGAGTACTGGCTGGACGCCCTCTATCCGCACCTGGCGCCCGGCCAGCGATTGCTGCTGATCTGCCCGCCGGAGCAGTGCCGGCAACTGCCGGCCAGCCGCAGCAGCCTGCACATGCTCGGCCTGCCCCAGCCGGTCGTCGTCGCGGCGCTGCGCAAGAAGCTGCTGGAACTGCACATGGAGCCCAGCCATGCGCTGGTGCCGATCGAGGACCACGCGGGCGAGAGCCATGTGCCCTGCATCCTCATCGCCGAGGACAACCCGGTGAACCAGCTGGTGGTCCAGGAGCTGCTGAAGAAGCGCGGCTACAACGTGCGCCTGGCGGGCAACGGCGCCGAGGCGGTGGCCGAATACCACCGCGCGCCCAACTCGATCCAGATGATCCTGATGGATTGCGAGATGCCGGAAATGGACGGCTTCGAGGCCACCCTGCAGATCCGCCTGCTCGAGCGTCTGCGCAAATGGCCGGCGGTGCCGATCATCGCGCTCACCGCGCATACTCTCGATGAACACCGGGAATACGGGCTCGAGGTGGGCATGAACGACTTCCTCGGCAAACCGGTGGACAAACAGTTGCTGCACGCCACCGTGGAGCGCTACCTGTCGACCCGGACGCTGGTGGACAATTGA
- a CDS encoding osmoprotectant NAGGN system M42 family peptidase, translated as MSRPLPEPDLDYLQRVLLEMLAIPSPTGFTDTIVRYVAEQLKELGIPFELTRRGTIRGTLKGRRYSPDRALAVHLDTIGAIVREIHANGRIGLAPVGCWSSRFAEGSRVSLFSDHGVLRGSVLPLLASGHTFNTQVDQMPISWDHVELRLDAMTASQADTLALGVEVGDFVAFDPLPEFTESGHISARHLDDKAGAAALLAALKSVLDSGQEPPIDCHPLFTITEETGSGAAAALPWDVSEFVGIDIAPVAPGQQSCERSVTVAMQDSGGPYDYHLTRHLLRLAENHAIPVRRDLFRYYHSDAQSAVAAGHDIRTALLAFGCDATHGYERTHLDGLAALSRLIGAYLLSPPVFASDARPQSNSLKRFSRQLEHETQMESETRVPAVDSLLKHEPNA; from the coding sequence ATGTCCAGACCCCTTCCCGAACCCGATCTCGACTACCTGCAGCGCGTGCTGCTGGAAATGCTCGCCATCCCCAGCCCGACCGGCTTCACCGACACCATCGTGCGCTACGTCGCCGAGCAGTTGAAGGAGCTCGGCATTCCCTTCGAGCTGACCCGCCGCGGCACCATCCGCGGGACCCTCAAGGGCCGCCGCTACAGCCCGGACCGGGCGCTCGCGGTGCATCTCGACACCATCGGCGCCATCGTCCGCGAGATCCACGCCAACGGCCGCATCGGTCTGGCACCGGTGGGCTGCTGGTCGAGCCGCTTCGCCGAGGGCAGCCGGGTCAGCCTGTTCAGCGACCACGGCGTGCTGCGCGGCAGCGTGCTGCCACTGCTGGCCTCGGGGCACACCTTCAACACCCAGGTCGACCAGATGCCGATCAGCTGGGACCACGTCGAGCTGCGCCTCGACGCCATGACCGCCAGCCAGGCCGATACACTGGCCCTGGGGGTGGAGGTCGGCGATTTCGTCGCCTTCGACCCGCTGCCGGAGTTCACCGAGAGCGGCCACATCAGCGCCCGCCACCTGGACGACAAGGCTGGCGCCGCCGCCCTGCTCGCCGCGCTGAAGAGCGTGCTCGACAGCGGCCAGGAGCCGCCGATCGACTGCCATCCGCTGTTCACCATCACCGAGGAAACCGGCTCCGGCGCGGCCGCCGCGCTGCCCTGGGACGTCAGTGAGTTCGTCGGCATCGACATCGCGCCGGTCGCTCCCGGCCAGCAGTCCTGCGAGCGGTCGGTGACCGTCGCCATGCAGGACTCCGGCGGCCCCTACGACTACCACCTGACGCGCCACCTGCTGCGCCTGGCGGAAAACCACGCGATTCCGGTGCGCCGCGACCTGTTCCGCTACTACCACAGCGATGCCCAGTCGGCGGTGGCCGCCGGTCACGACATCCGCACCGCGCTGCTGGCCTTCGGCTGCGATGCCACCCATGGCTACGAGCGCACCCACCTCGACGGCCTGGCCGCGCTGAGCCGCCTGATCGGCGCCTATCTGCTCAGCCCGCCGGTGTTCGCCAGCGATGCCAGACCGCAGAGCAACTCCCTGAAACGGTTCAGCCGCCAGCTCGAACACGAGACCCAGATGGAAAGCGAAACGCGCGTTCCGGCCGTGGACAGTCTGCTCAAGCACGAACCGAACGCTTGA
- a CDS encoding YheU family protein, which produces MLIPHHLLETDTLTRLIEDFVTREGTDNGDETPLETRVQRVRQALERGEALILFEPDSQQCQLMAKRDVPKEWLD; this is translated from the coding sequence ATGCTCATCCCCCACCACCTGCTGGAGACCGATACCCTCACCCGACTGATCGAGGACTTCGTGACCCGCGAAGGTACCGACAACGGCGACGAAACCCCGCTGGAAACCCGCGTGCAACGCGTCCGCCAGGCGCTGGAGCGCGGCGAGGCGCTGATCCTCTTCGAGCCGGACAGCCAGCAGTGCCAGCTGATGGCGAAACGGGACGTGCCGAAGGAGTGGCTGGACTAG
- a CDS encoding DUF2061 domain-containing protein produces MLKTLTFTLMHFCIAFGVAYALTGSVTVGGLVAAVEPLCNSVGFYVHEKLWQRLERARDKPDGRSQSLW; encoded by the coding sequence ATGCTCAAGACCCTGACCTTCACGCTGATGCACTTCTGCATCGCTTTCGGCGTTGCCTATGCACTGACCGGCAGCGTAACGGTCGGCGGACTGGTGGCGGCGGTCGAGCCCCTGTGCAACTCGGTGGGGTTCTATGTTCACGAGAAGCTCTGGCAACGTCTGGAACGGGCCCGCGACAAGCCGGACGGGCGTTCGCAATCCCTCTGGTAG
- a CDS encoding beta (1-6) glucans synthase, translating to MPATSRFPLPPYLFATLLALLALSGIWYSAGQPVMLADVVSPTHKLQCVSYSPFDKDQSPFDKPFVLREARMDADLALLAERFQCVRTYSMTGMEGLPALARKHGLKLMLGAWVSPDPVDTEAEIALLIDAAKANPDIVEAVIVGNETLLRKEVTATHLASLIERVKDSIDQPVTYADVWEFWLKHPEVAPAVDFLTIHLLPYWEDDPSGIDQALAQVARVRQEFGQRFAPKDILIGETGWPSEGRQRETALPSRVNQALFVRGFVAMAEQHGWRYNLIEAFDQPWKRQSEGAVGGYWGLLDAEREDKHILAGPISNLPHWPIWLGIGVLIAAGALVVAGRPASTAAALLLPPLAALGGACIGLWGELARITSRYPGEWLWAALLIGLNLIVLLHGVLLLSAREGFRIRLLAWLDARGGWWLAAAGFAGAVMMLALVFDARYRSFPSAALLLPALLYGCRPAAGPRREIALLLALIGAGILPQLYQETLLNQQALGWALVSLLLAVALGRSLRLRSPASAAAAAEAASAANQT from the coding sequence ATGCCTGCCACCTCGCGCTTTCCGCTACCGCCCTACCTGTTCGCCACCCTTCTCGCCCTGCTGGCCCTGAGCGGCATCTGGTACAGCGCCGGCCAGCCAGTCATGCTGGCGGACGTAGTCAGCCCCACGCACAAGCTGCAATGCGTGTCCTATAGCCCGTTCGACAAGGACCAGTCGCCCTTCGACAAGCCGTTCGTGCTGCGCGAGGCGCGCATGGATGCCGATCTGGCGCTGCTCGCCGAACGCTTCCAGTGCGTACGCACCTATTCCATGACCGGCATGGAGGGACTCCCCGCCCTGGCCCGCAAGCACGGCCTCAAGCTGATGCTCGGCGCCTGGGTGAGCCCCGACCCGGTGGATACCGAGGCCGAAATCGCACTGCTGATCGATGCGGCCAAGGCCAACCCGGATATCGTCGAGGCGGTGATCGTCGGCAACGAGACCCTGCTGCGCAAGGAGGTCACCGCCACCCATCTGGCCTCGCTGATCGAGCGAGTCAAGGACAGCATCGACCAGCCGGTCACCTATGCCGACGTCTGGGAGTTCTGGCTGAAACATCCGGAGGTCGCCCCGGCAGTGGATTTCCTGACCATCCATCTGCTCCCCTACTGGGAGGACGATCCGAGCGGAATCGACCAGGCGCTCGCCCAGGTCGCCCGCGTCCGCCAGGAGTTCGGCCAGCGCTTCGCCCCCAAGGACATCCTGATCGGCGAGACCGGCTGGCCCAGCGAGGGCCGCCAGCGGGAAACCGCCCTGCCCAGCCGGGTCAACCAGGCGCTGTTCGTCCGCGGCTTCGTCGCCATGGCCGAGCAGCACGGCTGGCGCTACAACCTGATCGAGGCCTTCGACCAACCCTGGAAGCGCCAGAGCGAAGGTGCGGTGGGCGGCTACTGGGGATTGCTGGATGCCGAACGCGAGGACAAGCACATCCTCGCCGGTCCGATCTCCAACCTGCCGCACTGGCCGATCTGGCTGGGCATCGGCGTGCTGATCGCGGCCGGCGCGCTGGTCGTCGCCGGCCGCCCGGCCTCCACCGCCGCGGCCCTGCTGCTGCCGCCACTGGCCGCGCTCGGCGGCGCCTGCATAGGGTTGTGGGGCGAACTGGCACGCATCACCAGCCGCTACCCCGGTGAATGGCTGTGGGCCGCCCTGCTGATCGGCCTGAACCTGATCGTGCTGCTCCACGGCGTGCTGCTGCTGTCGGCCCGCGAGGGCTTTCGCATCCGGCTGCTCGCCTGGCTGGATGCGCGCGGCGGCTGGTGGCTGGCCGCCGCCGGCTTCGCCGGAGCGGTGATGATGCTGGCGCTGGTGTTCGATGCCCGCTACCGCAGCTTTCCCAGCGCGGCCCTGCTGTTGCCGGCGCTGCTCTATGGCTGCCGGCCGGCGGCCGGCCCGCGCCGGGAAATCGCCCTGCTGCTGGCGCTGATCGGAGCCGGCATCCTGCCGCAGCTGTATCAAGAAACCCTGCTCAACCAGCAGGCGCTCGGCTGGGCGCTGGTCAGCCTCCTGCTGGCGGTCGCCCTCGGCCGCAGCCTGCGGCTGCGCAGCCCGGCCTCTGCCGCCGCGGCGGCAGAGGCCGCCTCAGCGGCGAACCAGACGTAG
- the ngg gene encoding N-acetylglutaminylglutamine synthetase — protein MQKSPAYGQRVLRGQTPSYQRLQALMAEDGQSERQPPVALHCGWGRLLIGHTYPDAAVLAQDLLQEQPGERDIALYVAAPHQVLAQAPQQLFLDPSDTLRLWFSDYRPARRTFRGFSIRRVQSETDWDGLNRLYQTRGMLQVEPERLTPREEGGPVYWLAEDSDSKAVIGGVMGLNHVEAYHDPEHGSSLWCLAVEPTCTRPGVGEALVRHLIEHFMSRGLAYLDLSVLHDNRQAKNLYAKLGFRGLPTFAVKRKNSINQPLFLGPGPAAELNPYARIIVDEANRRGIEVQVDDAEAGLFTLIHGGRRIRCRESLSDLTSAVSMTLCQDKQLTHRWLSRAGLRLPAQRLAGSREENAAFLAEHRRLVVKPVNGEQGQGVAVDLGTVEDLEQAIEAARRFDSRVLLERFHAGQDLRILVIGFEVVAAALRHPAEVIGDGRASIRALIEAQSRRRQAASGGESRIPLDAETERVLRQAGYDYDSVLPEGQHLAVRRTANLHTGGCLEDVTSRLHPALTEAAVLAARTLDIPVVGLDLLVEAIDRPEYVIIEANERAGLANHEPQPTAERFVDLLFPLSKSPS, from the coding sequence ATGCAGAAGTCACCTGCCTACGGCCAGCGCGTACTGCGTGGCCAGACGCCCTCCTACCAGCGCCTGCAGGCGCTCATGGCCGAGGATGGCCAGAGCGAACGGCAGCCGCCAGTGGCACTGCACTGCGGCTGGGGCCGTCTGCTGATCGGCCATACCTACCCCGACGCCGCCGTGCTGGCCCAGGATCTTCTCCAGGAGCAGCCCGGCGAACGCGACATCGCACTCTACGTGGCCGCCCCCCATCAGGTGCTGGCCCAGGCGCCGCAACAGTTGTTCCTCGACCCGTCGGACACCCTGCGCCTGTGGTTTTCCGACTACCGCCCGGCGCGGCGCACCTTCCGCGGCTTCAGCATCCGCCGGGTGCAAAGCGAGACGGACTGGGACGGCCTCAACCGCCTCTACCAGACCCGCGGCATGCTGCAGGTGGAGCCCGAACGGCTGACCCCGCGCGAGGAAGGCGGCCCGGTCTACTGGCTGGCCGAGGACAGCGACAGCAAGGCGGTGATCGGCGGCGTCATGGGGCTCAACCACGTCGAGGCCTACCACGATCCCGAGCACGGCAGCAGCCTCTGGTGCCTGGCGGTGGAGCCGACCTGCACGCGCCCGGGGGTCGGCGAGGCCCTGGTGCGCCATCTGATCGAGCACTTCATGTCCCGCGGGCTGGCCTATCTCGACCTGTCGGTGCTGCACGACAACCGCCAGGCGAAGAACCTCTACGCCAAGCTGGGCTTTCGCGGGCTGCCGACCTTCGCGGTGAAGCGCAAGAACAGCATCAACCAGCCGCTGTTCCTCGGCCCCGGCCCGGCCGCCGAACTCAACCCCTATGCGCGGATCATCGTCGACGAGGCCAACCGCCGCGGCATCGAGGTGCAGGTGGACGACGCCGAAGCCGGCCTGTTCACCCTGATCCACGGCGGACGGCGGATCCGCTGCCGCGAGTCGCTGTCCGACCTGACCAGTGCGGTGAGCATGACCCTCTGCCAGGACAAGCAGCTGACCCACCGCTGGCTGAGCCGCGCCGGGCTGCGGCTGCCGGCCCAGCGCCTGGCCGGCAGCCGCGAGGAGAATGCGGCCTTCCTCGCCGAGCACCGCCGCCTGGTGGTCAAGCCGGTGAACGGCGAGCAGGGCCAGGGCGTGGCCGTCGACCTGGGCACGGTCGAGGACCTGGAACAGGCCATCGAGGCGGCCCGCCGCTTCGACAGCCGGGTGCTGCTGGAGCGTTTCCATGCCGGCCAGGACCTACGCATCCTGGTGATCGGCTTCGAGGTGGTCGCCGCCGCACTGCGCCATCCCGCCGAGGTGATCGGCGACGGCCGCGCCAGCATCCGCGCGCTGATCGAGGCCCAGAGCCGGCGTCGCCAGGCCGCCAGCGGTGGCGAAAGCCGCATTCCGCTGGATGCCGAGACCGAGCGTGTCCTGCGCCAGGCCGGCTACGACTACGACAGCGTGCTGCCCGAGGGCCAGCACTTGGCGGTACGGCGCACCGCCAACCTGCACACCGGCGGCTGCCTGGAAGACGTGACCAGCCGGCTGCATCCGGCGCTGACCGAGGCCGCCGTGCTCGCCGCCCGCACTCTGGACATCCCGGTGGTCGGCCTCGACCTGCTGGTGGAGGCGATCGACCGCCCGGAATACGTGATCATCGAGGCCAACGAGCGGGCCGGCTTGGCCAACCACGAACCCCAGCCCACCGCCGAGCGCTTCGTCGACCTGCTGTTCCCGCTCAGCAAATCGCCTTCCTGA
- a CDS encoding DUF2784 domain-containing protein — protein sequence MLYRLAADALLVTHLLFILFVLLGGLLLLRWRALVAVHLPALAWGAATEFFSLPCPLTDWENALLRAAGESGYSGGFIEHYLWPLIYPGGLTPTVQFWLGVLVLLVNAPVYLWLLFGRRR from the coding sequence ATGCTGTATCGGTTGGCTGCGGATGCGCTGCTGGTGACGCATCTGCTGTTCATTCTCTTCGTGCTGCTGGGCGGCCTGCTGCTGCTGCGCTGGCGCGCTCTGGTCGCGGTGCACCTGCCGGCGCTGGCCTGGGGGGCGGCGACCGAGTTCTTCAGCCTGCCCTGTCCGCTGACCGACTGGGAGAACGCCCTGCTGCGGGCAGCCGGGGAGTCCGGCTACAGTGGCGGCTTCATCGAGCACTACCTGTGGCCGCTGATCTACCCGGGCGGCCTGACGCCGACGGTCCAATTCTGGCTGGGAGTCCTGGTGCTGCTGGTCAATGCGCCGGTCTATCTCTGGCTGCTGTTCGGGCGGCGGCGCTAG
- a CDS encoding DUF485 domain-containing protein — translation MNDDGIYKRIGENPRFRELVARRERFAWLLSSIMLGLYFAYILIIAFVPQVLGTKLSADSATTLGMPVGIGLILLAFVLTGVYTHRANGEFDRLNQEVLDEVQK, via the coding sequence ATGAACGACGACGGTATCTACAAGCGGATCGGTGAGAATCCGCGCTTCAGAGAACTGGTGGCAAGGCGCGAGCGGTTCGCCTGGCTGCTTTCCTCCATCATGCTGGGCCTCTACTTCGCCTACATCCTGATCATCGCCTTCGTGCCGCAGGTGCTGGGCACCAAGCTCAGTGCCGACTCCGCCACCACCCTCGGCATGCCCGTCGGTATTGGCCTGATCCTCCTCGCCTTCGTGCTCACCGGTGTCTACACCCACCGCGCCAACGGCGAGTTCGATCGTCTGAACCAGGAAGTGCTCGACGAGGTGCAGAAATGA
- a CDS encoding cation acetate symporter, which translates to MMKRFLTAAALMAASPLLMADALTGEVQKQATNWTAIIMFVVFIFATMGITKWAAKRNTSTSDYYTAGGSITGFQNGLAIAGDFMSAASFLGISALVFTSGYDGLIYSIGFLVGWPVILFLMAERLRNLGKFTFSDVASYRLGQTQIRVLSAFGSLIVVAFYLIAQMVGAGKLIQLLFGLDYMVAVVLVGVLMVMYVLFGGMLATTWVQIIKAVLLLSGATFMAIMVMKHVGFDFGTLFTEAVSIHTKGAAIMSPGGLVSDPISAISLGLALMFGTAGLPHILMRFFTVSDAKEARKSVFYATGFIGYFYILTFIIGFGAILLVGTNPEFKDAAGAIVGGTNMVAIHLASAVGGNLFLGFISAVAFATILAVVAGLTLAGASAVSHDLYACVIKQGKAKEEDEMRVTKITTLSLGVVAILLGIIFEKQNIAFMVGLAFSVAASCNFPVLFLSMYWKDLTTRGALIGGALGLGVALVLTILSPTVWVDVLGNAEAIFPYKYPALFSMVAAFVGVWFFSITDKSKSASEERERFLPQFVRSQTGLGASGAVAH; encoded by the coding sequence ATGATGAAGCGTTTCTTGACCGCTGCCGCCTTGATGGCAGCCTCCCCCCTGCTGATGGCCGACGCCCTGACCGGCGAGGTGCAGAAGCAGGCGACCAACTGGACCGCGATCATCATGTTCGTGGTCTTCATCTTCGCCACCATGGGCATCACCAAGTGGGCGGCCAAGCGCAACACCTCCACTTCCGACTACTACACCGCCGGCGGCAGCATCACCGGCTTCCAGAACGGCCTGGCGATCGCCGGTGACTTCATGTCCGCGGCGTCCTTCCTGGGTATTTCCGCCCTGGTGTTCACCTCCGGCTACGACGGCCTGATCTACTCGATCGGCTTCCTGGTCGGCTGGCCGGTGATCCTCTTCCTGATGGCAGAGCGCCTGCGCAACCTCGGGAAGTTCACCTTCTCCGACGTGGCCTCCTACCGCCTCGGGCAGACCCAGATCCGCGTCCTGTCGGCCTTCGGCTCGCTGATCGTGGTGGCCTTCTACCTGATCGCCCAGATGGTCGGTGCCGGCAAGCTGATCCAGCTGCTGTTCGGTCTGGACTACATGGTCGCCGTGGTGCTGGTCGGTGTGCTGATGGTCATGTACGTGCTGTTCGGCGGCATGCTGGCCACCACCTGGGTGCAGATCATCAAGGCGGTCCTGCTGCTCTCCGGTGCTACTTTCATGGCCATCATGGTGATGAAGCACGTGGGCTTCGACTTCGGCACCCTGTTCACCGAAGCAGTGAGCATCCATACCAAGGGCGCTGCCATCATGAGCCCCGGCGGTCTGGTTTCCGACCCGATCTCCGCGATCTCCCTGGGCCTGGCCCTGATGTTCGGTACCGCCGGCCTGCCGCACATCCTGATGCGCTTCTTCACCGTGAGTGATGCCAAGGAAGCCCGCAAGAGCGTGTTCTACGCCACCGGCTTCATCGGCTACTTCTACATCCTGACCTTCATCATCGGCTTCGGCGCCATCCTGCTGGTCGGTACCAATCCGGAGTTCAAGGATGCGGCAGGCGCCATCGTCGGCGGCACCAACATGGTGGCCATCCACCTGGCCAGCGCCGTCGGCGGCAACCTGTTCCTCGGCTTCATCTCCGCCGTGGCCTTCGCCACCATCCTCGCGGTGGTAGCCGGTCTGACCCTCGCTGGCGCCTCGGCCGTGTCTCACGACCTGTACGCCTGCGTGATCAAGCAGGGCAAGGCCAAGGAAGAGGACGAGATGCGCGTGACTAAGATCACCACCCTGTCCCTGGGCGTCGTGGCGATCCTGCTCGGCATCATCTTCGAGAAGCAGAACATCGCCTTCATGGTGGGTCTGGCCTTCTCCGTCGCCGCCAGCTGCAACTTCCCGGTCCTGTTCCTCTCCATGTACTGGAAGGACCTGACCACCCGCGGTGCGCTGATCGGTGGTGCGCTGGGTCTGGGCGTCGCTCTGGTGCTGACCATCCTCAGCCCGACCGTCTGGGTCGACGTCCTGGGTAACGCCGAGGCGATCTTCCCCTACAAGTACCCGGCGCTGTTCTCCATGGTTGCAGCCTTCGTTGGCGTGTGGTTCTTCTCGATCACCGACAAGTCGAAGTCTGCCTCGGAAGAGCGTGAGCGCTTCCTGCCGCAGTTCGTCCGCTCGCAGACCGGTCTGGGAGCCAGTGGCGCAGTAGCCCACTGA